One Paenibacillus sp. FSL W8-0186 genomic window carries:
- a CDS encoding long-chain fatty acid--CoA ligase, producing the protein MSNKPWLRHYPAEVPPTFEYPAHNLAKFLVDSAAGHPEKIALEFMGAKISYGTLLDHCYRFANALLKLGIGKGERVAVMLPNCPQSVIAYYGTLLMGGIVVMTNPLYMPRELEHQLKDADVRLIVTLDALVARVKNAIGVGGDGLDYILVTSVKDYLPFPKNVLYPIKAKKDGMYVKIDYGRRVLSLKELIKGASPEPCEAAVDGEKDLALIQYTGGTTGFAKGVMLTHANLVANTLQTHLWFYRGREAEEKYLAALPFFHVFGMTVLLNKAVYMAGTLILMPRFEVDQILKAIDRQRPTVFPGAPTMYVAIINHPDVRKYDLSSINVCISGAAPLPLEVQTRFEALTGGKLIEGYGLTEASPVTHANNIWEKRKSGSIGIPLPDTEARIVVPDTLEDVKPGEIGELAVRGPQVMKGYWNRPEDTYKTLKEGWLLTGDLGRMDEDGFFYILDRRKDLIIAGGYNIYPREVEEVLFEHPDVAEAIVAGVFDPYRGETVKAYVVLRSGAAPDEASLKQWCKEKLAAYKVPKIYEFRESLPKTLAGKVLRRKLVEEENEKPQL; encoded by the coding sequence ATGTCAAACAAACCTTGGTTGAGACATTATCCCGCTGAAGTACCACCGACCTTTGAATATCCTGCACATAATCTGGCAAAATTTCTGGTAGATTCCGCAGCAGGTCATCCGGAGAAAATCGCTCTTGAATTTATGGGCGCCAAAATAAGCTACGGCACACTGCTTGATCATTGCTATCGTTTTGCCAATGCACTGTTGAAGCTGGGCATTGGGAAAGGGGAGAGGGTCGCGGTCATGCTGCCCAATTGCCCCCAGTCCGTCATCGCTTATTACGGGACGCTGCTGATGGGCGGGATCGTCGTTATGACGAACCCGCTCTATATGCCGCGGGAGCTGGAGCATCAGCTCAAGGATGCCGACGTGCGCTTGATCGTCACCTTGGATGCGCTCGTCGCTCGCGTTAAGAACGCAATTGGCGTGGGCGGAGACGGCCTGGACTATATCCTCGTCACCTCGGTGAAGGATTATTTGCCTTTTCCCAAAAACGTGCTGTATCCCATCAAGGCCAAAAAGGACGGCATGTACGTGAAGATAGACTACGGCCGCAGGGTGCTTTCTTTAAAAGAACTAATCAAGGGAGCTTCACCAGAGCCTTGCGAGGCTGCGGTGGACGGCGAAAAGGATCTGGCGCTAATACAATATACGGGTGGGACGACAGGCTTCGCGAAAGGCGTGATGCTGACGCATGCCAACTTAGTGGCGAATACGCTGCAGACACATCTGTGGTTCTACCGCGGCCGAGAGGCAGAGGAGAAATATTTGGCGGCGCTTCCGTTTTTTCATGTGTTCGGCATGACAGTGCTTCTGAATAAAGCGGTGTATATGGCCGGAACGCTGATCCTGATGCCGAGGTTCGAGGTAGATCAGATTTTGAAGGCGATTGATCGGCAGAGGCCGACCGTATTCCCTGGGGCGCCAACAATGTATGTGGCGATCATCAACCATCCGGATGTCCGGAAATACGATTTATCCTCCATCAATGTATGTATCAGCGGCGCAGCGCCGCTGCCGCTTGAGGTTCAGACCCGGTTCGAGGCATTGACGGGAGGCAAGCTGATCGAAGGGTACGGCTTGACAGAGGCGTCTCCCGTGACGCATGCCAACAACATTTGGGAGAAGCGCAAAAGCGGTTCCATCGGCATCCCCTTGCCTGATACGGAAGCCCGCATCGTAGTTCCGGATACGCTGGAGGATGTGAAGCCTGGCGAAATCGGCGAGTTGGCCGTGCGCGGCCCCCAGGTCATGAAAGGCTACTGGAACAGGCCGGAGGATACGTATAAAACGCTAAAAGAAGGCTGGCTGCTGACCGGGGATTTGGGGCGCATGGACGAGGACGGATTTTTCTACATTCTCGATCGGCGCAAGGACTTGATTATTGCGGGCGGCTACAATATATATCCCCGGGAGGTCGAGGAAGTGCTCTTCGAGCATCCCGACGTTGCCGAGGCTATCGTCGCCGGCGTGTTCGACCCTTATCGCGGAGAGACGGTGAAAGCATACGTAGTGCTACGCAGCGGAGCGGCGCCTGACGAAGCGTCGCTGAAGCAATGGTGCAAAGAGAAGCTCGCTGCCTATAAAGTGCCCAAAATTTACGAGTTCCGCGAGAGTCTGCCAAAGACACTTGCCGGCAAGGTGCTGCGCCGCAAGCTGGTTGAGGAAGAGAACGAGAAGCCGCAATTATGA
- a CDS encoding acetyl-CoA C-acyltransferase: MREAVIVAMARTAVGKAKKGSLAHVRADDLGRTVLEAVMERAPGLDKGEVEDILIGCAMPEGEQGLNFARIMALYAGFPVTVPAMTVNRFCSSGLQTIALAAERIMLGHADVIIAGGVESMSHVPMTGFKVSPNPQIVEKQPEIYMAMGHTAERVAERFGVAREDQDRFALSSHRKAAKAIAAGKFRDEIVPVLVEEKTVDESGHIRSRTFVFDEDEGVRQDTTLEALSRLKPGFKLGGTVTAGNTSQMSDGAAAVVVMSKESAAAKGLTPLATFRSFALSGVEPEMMGVGPVKAIPKALGQAGISQNDVAIYEINEAFASQCLHIVRELGIEEEKVNVNGGAIALGHPLGCTGTKLSISLISELRRRGGGYGVVSMCIGGGMGAASVFEVHGREQAVSG; the protein is encoded by the coding sequence ATGAGGGAAGCGGTAATAGTAGCGATGGCGAGAACTGCTGTCGGTAAAGCGAAGAAGGGCAGCCTGGCCCATGTCCGTGCGGACGATCTCGGCCGCACCGTGCTGGAGGCGGTGATGGAACGGGCTCCTGGCCTGGATAAAGGAGAGGTCGAGGATATTCTCATCGGCTGCGCCATGCCGGAGGGGGAGCAGGGACTTAATTTTGCCCGCATTATGGCGTTATATGCTGGATTTCCGGTAACTGTTCCGGCAATGACCGTCAATCGCTTCTGCTCCTCGGGGCTGCAGACGATCGCCCTGGCGGCGGAACGCATCATGCTGGGCCATGCTGACGTGATTATCGCAGGCGGCGTGGAGAGTATGAGCCATGTGCCCATGACCGGCTTCAAGGTGTCCCCGAATCCGCAGATCGTGGAGAAGCAGCCGGAAATTTATATGGCGATGGGCCATACCGCTGAGCGTGTTGCGGAGCGGTTCGGCGTTGCGAGGGAAGACCAGGACCGTTTTGCACTAAGCTCGCACCGTAAAGCGGCAAAGGCGATCGCAGCCGGGAAATTTCGAGACGAGATTGTTCCAGTGCTGGTGGAGGAGAAGACCGTGGATGAGAGCGGGCATATCCGCAGCCGGACATTCGTTTTTGACGAGGACGAAGGGGTGAGGCAGGATACGACGCTTGAGGCGCTGTCCAGGCTGAAGCCGGGCTTCAAGCTCGGCGGGACGGTAACGGCTGGCAACACGTCGCAAATGAGCGATGGAGCGGCAGCGGTCGTTGTGATGAGCAAGGAGAGCGCTGCAGCGAAGGGGTTGACGCCGCTGGCGACCTTCCGCTCCTTTGCGCTGAGCGGCGTGGAGCCGGAGATGATGGGCGTCGGTCCAGTCAAAGCCATTCCGAAGGCGCTGGGGCAGGCGGGCATTTCGCAGAACGACGTTGCGATCTATGAGATCAACGAGGCGTTCGCCTCGCAATGTCTGCACATTGTCCGCGAGCTAGGGATCGAGGAGGAGAAAGTCAACGTAAACGGGGGAGCGATCGCCCTTGGCCATCCGCTTGGCTGCACGGGGACGAAGCTGTCCATCAGCCTGATTTCCGAATTGCGGCGGCGGGGCGGCGGGTATGGTGTCGTCTCGATGTGCATCGGGGGCGGTATGGGCGCAGCCAGCGTCTTCGAAGTGCATGGCAGGGAGCAGGCGGTATCCGGATGA
- a CDS encoding acyl-CoA dehydrogenase family protein, producing the protein MNNDTVQAADTTRESARKVLGGAFVIEDLDCRRVTTPEDFTEEHRMIAGTTEDFVAAEILPLDEEIEKLDYELTVKLLRKAGELGLLGAEVPESYGGMGLDKVSATLINERLTKASSFALSVGAHVGIGTLPIVYFGTEAQKQKYLPLLATGEKIAAYCLTEPSSGSDALGAKTTAVLTEDGSHYVLNGTKQFITNAGFADVFIVYAKVDGKDFSTFIVEREMEGVSIGPEEKKMGIKGSSTCPLILEDVKVPADNLLWEVGKGHLIAFNILNIGRFKLAAGCVGAAKDAIQHSAQYANERSQFGRPISSFPLIGQKLAEMNVRTFVLESMVYRTAGLFDVGLADVDHQSADVGYQSAKAIAEYQLECSINKVFGSEVLDFVADEGVQIHGGYGYIQEYPIERIYRDSRINRIFEGTNEINRLLIPGTLVKRALKGELPLMQKAIALQSELLGMTPPASFEGTLEQEAHMLAMAKKIFLMTGAGAVQKYQMKLEQEQEILSLLADMMISIYAMESALLRTLKIMETSHEAKAELPVNMTTLFIHEQFGQVEGWAKELLAAMESGDTLRTQLSVLKKLTRRTLVDLIGLKRQIAGKVIAAEKYVV; encoded by the coding sequence ATGAATAACGATACGGTCCAAGCGGCGGACACCACACGGGAATCCGCACGTAAAGTGTTAGGCGGAGCCTTCGTGATTGAGGATCTGGACTGCCGCAGAGTAACGACGCCGGAGGACTTCACGGAGGAGCACCGCATGATCGCCGGGACGACGGAAGATTTCGTGGCCGCGGAAATTTTGCCACTCGACGAAGAGATCGAGAAGCTGGACTATGAACTTACGGTGAAGCTGCTTAGAAAAGCAGGCGAGCTCGGGCTGCTAGGCGCTGAGGTACCGGAGAGCTACGGCGGGATGGGGCTGGATAAAGTGAGCGCAACGCTGATCAATGAACGGTTAACGAAGGCGTCTTCCTTCGCTCTCTCAGTCGGTGCGCACGTCGGCATCGGCACCCTTCCCATTGTGTATTTCGGGACGGAAGCGCAGAAGCAGAAATATTTGCCGCTGCTCGCAACCGGAGAGAAAATTGCCGCCTACTGCCTGACAGAGCCGTCCTCGGGCTCGGATGCGCTTGGCGCAAAGACGACGGCTGTGCTGACTGAAGACGGCTCGCATTACGTGCTGAACGGAACAAAACAATTCATCACAAATGCAGGCTTTGCCGACGTGTTTATCGTATATGCCAAAGTTGATGGTAAAGACTTCAGCACATTCATCGTCGAACGCGAAATGGAGGGCGTCAGCATTGGGCCTGAGGAGAAAAAGATGGGGATTAAGGGCTCCTCGACCTGCCCGCTCATTCTGGAGGACGTGAAGGTGCCTGCCGATAACCTGCTCTGGGAGGTTGGCAAAGGCCACCTGATTGCCTTCAACATTCTGAACATCGGCCGGTTCAAGCTGGCTGCCGGCTGCGTCGGCGCAGCGAAGGATGCGATCCAGCATTCAGCCCAATATGCCAACGAACGCTCGCAGTTCGGCCGTCCGATCAGCTCTTTTCCGCTGATTGGCCAGAAGTTGGCAGAGATGAACGTCCGCACCTTCGTGCTGGAAAGCATGGTGTATCGAACGGCTGGATTATTCGACGTCGGCCTCGCTGATGTGGATCATCAAAGTGCGGATGTCGGCTACCAGTCGGCCAAAGCGATCGCCGAATATCAGCTGGAATGCTCGATCAATAAGGTGTTCGGCTCCGAGGTGCTGGACTTCGTCGCCGACGAGGGCGTTCAGATCCACGGCGGCTATGGCTATATTCAGGAGTATCCGATCGAACGGATATACCGCGACTCGCGGATTAACCGCATATTCGAAGGGACAAACGAAATCAATCGATTGCTCATTCCGGGAACGCTTGTCAAGCGGGCGCTGAAGGGCGAGCTCCCTCTAATGCAGAAGGCGATAGCGCTGCAGTCGGAGCTGCTCGGCATGACACCGCCCGCTTCCTTTGAAGGGACATTGGAGCAGGAAGCCCATATGCTGGCCATGGCCAAGAAGATATTCTTGATGACCGGTGCGGGCGCGGTGCAGAAGTACCAAATGAAGCTGGAGCAGGAGCAGGAAATCCTGAGTCTGCTTGCCGATATGATGATTTCGATTTATGCGATGGAAAGCGCGCTGCTGCGAACCCTCAAAATTATGGAAACGTCCCATGAGGCGAAGGCGGAGCTTCCGGTCAATATGACAACGTTGTTTATTCATGAGCAGTTCGGGCAGGTGGAAGGATGGGCGAAGGAGCTGCTGGCGGCGATGGAATCGGGAGATACGCTGCGGACGCAGTTGTCCGTGCTCAAGAAGCTGACGCGCAGAACGCTGGTCGACCTGATAGGCTTGAAGCGGCAAATTGCCGGAAAAGTTATCGCAGCCGAGAAATACGTTGTGTAA